The following are encoded together in the Mesoterricola sediminis genome:
- a CDS encoding GxxExxY protein has protein sequence MGRHWGEVDGEDHPHKEITQAIIGEAIEIQKALGHGLLEDPYKVCLAHSLRLAGHKVKREVFLDIEWRGLDPFSASLSEILRASAFQ, from the coding sequence ATGGGAAGGCATTGGGGAGAGGTCGACGGGGAGGATCATCCGCACAAGGAGATCACCCAGGCCATCATCGGGGAGGCCATCGAGATCCAGAAGGCTCTGGGGCACGGACTCCTGGAAGATCCCTACAAGGTCTGTCTGGCGCACTCCCTGAGACTGGCCGGCCATAAGGTGAAGCGGGAGGTTTTCCTGGATATCGAGTGGAGGGGGCTTGATCCTTTCTCCGCGAGCCTCAGCGAGATCCTCCGCGCCTCCGCGTTCCAATAG
- a CDS encoding MBL fold metallo-hydrolase: protein MKRVLTFALITLLVLVALVVGGAWLARKGMSPLVDGQTLAGGRVLVAVDPTSPMPVAAYLLRLDDGKVALVDAGMDPQARAVRGALARLGASEADVVAVFLTHVHGDHAGGLPAFPRAVRYRMDVPGAPAPAGSTARRLGDGETVTLGGNPVQAFAVPGHTPESGAFLAFGVLFLGDAAAGQYNGRIGGPPPFVSTDRKRGQASLRALAARLKAAGAQVDALAFGHQGPLKGLDPLLAWAHIS, encoded by the coding sequence ATGAAACGCGTCCTGACGTTCGCCCTGATCACCCTCCTGGTCCTCGTCGCCCTGGTCGTCGGGGGGGCCTGGCTGGCCCGCAAAGGGATGTCCCCCCTCGTGGACGGCCAGACCCTCGCCGGCGGGCGGGTCCTCGTCGCCGTGGACCCCACGAGCCCCATGCCCGTGGCCGCCTACCTGCTGCGCCTGGACGACGGGAAGGTCGCCCTGGTGGACGCGGGCATGGACCCCCAGGCCCGGGCCGTCCGCGGGGCCCTCGCGCGCCTCGGGGCCTCCGAGGCCGACGTGGTGGCCGTCTTCCTGACCCACGTCCACGGGGACCACGCCGGGGGCCTCCCCGCCTTTCCCCGCGCGGTCCGCTACCGCATGGACGTCCCCGGGGCCCCGGCGCCGGCGGGTTCCACCGCCCGCCGCCTGGGCGATGGCGAGACCGTCACCCTGGGCGGGAACCCCGTCCAGGCCTTCGCCGTCCCCGGCCACACCCCGGAGAGCGGCGCCTTCCTCGCCTTCGGGGTGCTCTTCCTGGGCGACGCCGCGGCGGGCCAGTACAACGGCCGGATCGGCGGCCCGCCTCCCTTCGTCTCGACGGACCGCAAGCGGGGCCAGGCCTCCCTCAGGGCCCTGGCCGCCCGGCTCAAGGCCGCGGGCGCGCAGGTGGACGCCCTCGCCTTCGGCCACCAGGGCCCCCTGAAGGGCCTGGACCCCCTGCTGGCCTGGGCGCACATCTCCTGA
- a CDS encoding NAD-dependent epimerase/dehydratase family protein: MEILVTGGHGFIGSHLCERLAAQGHTVRLLARPGADLGRVARLGLRVVPGDLADGTGLREAAAGVQQVFHLAGALKGFGPADLLRVNRDGTRRLLDACPPDLGRFVLVSSLAAAGPSPGGPSPRPGEAPEAPLTWYGASKLEGERAVLASGLPSVIVRPPVVFGPGDRDVFTYFRIAQRGLLPVPGDRERHYSIIYAPDLAEGILAAAGAPLPSGTVLPLVNPRPVTWTDLGRHIAAALGRKGRVLPLPPALLWLAGQAAFLVDRIRGEAGIFSPQKVVEMLAPGWVASGEPARTLLGWVPPTPLDTALAHTVRWYRDHGWL, translated from the coding sequence ATGGAGATCCTGGTCACCGGCGGCCACGGCTTCATCGGCTCCCACCTGTGCGAGCGGCTCGCCGCCCAGGGCCACACCGTGCGCCTCCTGGCGCGGCCCGGCGCCGACCTGGGCCGGGTCGCCCGCCTCGGCCTGCGGGTGGTCCCCGGCGACCTCGCCGACGGCACCGGCCTCCGGGAGGCCGCCGCCGGCGTCCAGCAGGTCTTCCACCTGGCGGGCGCCCTCAAGGGCTTCGGCCCCGCCGACCTGCTCCGGGTCAACCGGGACGGGACCCGCCGGCTCCTGGACGCCTGCCCCCCGGACCTGGGGCGGTTTGTGCTGGTCTCCTCCCTGGCCGCCGCGGGCCCCAGCCCCGGCGGCCCCAGCCCCCGGCCCGGGGAGGCGCCCGAGGCGCCCCTCACCTGGTACGGCGCCAGCAAGCTCGAAGGCGAAAGGGCCGTCCTGGCCTCGGGCCTGCCCAGCGTCATCGTGCGCCCCCCCGTGGTCTTCGGCCCGGGCGACCGGGACGTGTTCACCTACTTCCGCATCGCCCAGCGCGGCCTGCTGCCGGTGCCCGGCGACCGGGAGCGCCATTATTCGATCATCTATGCGCCGGACCTGGCCGAAGGCATCCTGGCCGCCGCCGGGGCCCCCCTGCCGTCGGGCACGGTGCTGCCCCTCGTCAATCCCCGGCCCGTCACCTGGACGGACCTGGGCCGCCACATCGCCGCCGCCCTCGGGCGGAAGGGCCGCGTCCTGCCCCTCCCCCCGGCCCTCCTCTGGCTGGCGGGACAAGCCGCCTTCCTGGTGGACCGGATCCGCGGCGAGGCGGGGATCTTCAGCCCCCAGAAGGTCGTGGAAATGCTCGCCCCCGGCTGGGTCGCCAGCGGAGAGCCGGCCCGGACCCTCCTGGGCTGGGTCCCGCCCACCCCCCTGGACACCGCCCTGGCCCACACCGTCCGGTGGTACCGTGACCACGGCTGGCTCTGA
- a CDS encoding aminotransferase class I/II-fold pyridoxal phosphate-dependent enzyme has translation MALGQPDANVRPSILDKCTAFRIPDELKAGGLYPYHRIIETGQDTEVQVNGRKMLMLGSNSYLELTTHPRIKERAAEAVRQYGTGCAGSRFLNGTLPIHVELERKLADLVGKEAALVFPTGFQTNTGVISSLVHKGEYIIGDKYIHACIMDGCQLSHGQLLRYDHNNMADLEEKLSRLPEGAGKLIVTDGVFSMEGDICNLPGITELAARYGAQVMVDDAHGIGVLGPQGRGTAAHFGLTDEVDLIMGTFSKSLAAIGGFIAGTERTINYLMHMARPYMFSASASPASVAAVLAALEVMEEESWRIERLWENTRFLKQGFDELGFDTGDSETPVIPILVGEFETCLKMWHFLQEEGIFVNPVVPPGVPPGRSLIRISVTAGHTREQLAWALEVFRKAGRHFGLIELGA, from the coding sequence ATGGCCCTAGGCCAGCCGGACGCCAATGTCCGGCCCAGTATCCTGGACAAGTGCACGGCCTTCCGGATTCCGGACGAACTCAAGGCCGGCGGGCTCTACCCCTACCACCGGATCATCGAGACGGGGCAGGACACCGAAGTGCAGGTGAATGGCCGCAAGATGCTGATGCTCGGCTCCAATTCCTACCTGGAGCTCACGACCCACCCCCGCATCAAGGAACGGGCCGCCGAGGCGGTCCGCCAGTACGGCACGGGCTGCGCCGGCAGCCGCTTCCTGAACGGCACCCTGCCCATCCACGTGGAGCTGGAGCGCAAGCTCGCCGACCTCGTGGGCAAGGAGGCCGCCCTCGTCTTCCCCACCGGGTTCCAGACCAACACCGGCGTGATCTCCAGCCTGGTCCACAAGGGCGAGTACATCATCGGGGACAAGTACATCCACGCCTGCATCATGGACGGGTGCCAGCTCAGCCACGGCCAGCTGCTCCGCTACGACCACAACAACATGGCCGACCTGGAGGAGAAGCTCTCCCGCCTCCCCGAGGGCGCCGGCAAGCTCATCGTCACGGACGGCGTCTTCTCGATGGAAGGTGACATCTGCAACCTTCCCGGCATCACGGAGCTCGCGGCCCGCTACGGCGCCCAGGTGATGGTGGACGACGCCCACGGCATCGGCGTCCTCGGCCCCCAGGGCCGCGGGACCGCGGCCCACTTCGGCCTCACGGACGAGGTGGACCTCATCATGGGCACCTTCTCCAAGTCCCTCGCGGCCATCGGCGGCTTCATCGCGGGCACGGAGCGGACCATCAACTACCTGATGCACATGGCCCGCCCCTACATGTTCTCCGCCTCCGCCTCCCCCGCCAGCGTCGCCGCGGTGCTCGCGGCCCTGGAGGTCATGGAGGAGGAGTCCTGGCGCATCGAGCGCCTCTGGGAGAACACCCGCTTCCTCAAGCAGGGCTTCGACGAGCTCGGCTTCGACACGGGCGACAGCGAGACGCCGGTCATCCCCATCCTGGTGGGCGAGTTCGAGACCTGCCTGAAGATGTGGCACTTCCTCCAGGAGGAGGGGATCTTCGTGAACCCCGTCGTGCCTCCCGGCGTGCCTCCCGGTCGCAGCCTCATCCGCATCTCGGTCACCGCCGGCCACACCCGGGAACAGCTCGCCTGGGCCCTGGAGGTCTTCCGGAAGGCCGGGCGCCACTTCGGCCTCATCGAGCTCGGCGCGTGA
- a CDS encoding DNA cytosine methyltransferase: protein MSIQVVEFFAGVGGWRAALGEGVTIRMAYDISPHALDTYAVNHGHRPRARELASLPRAELAALGADTWVMSPPCQPFCRMGHHRDLADPRSRAFLHLVDLLREAPPRRLLLESVEGFWGSEAHALLTARLEGAGLHHRAYTLCPTRFGIPNQRPRAFLAASLDPLPDALPPAIPPGPLAPYLDAEEDPSLYLPAEVLDRHGPGLDLVRPWDTRSACFIGGYYRRFVGGGSYLVTPRGVRRFSVPEVARLLGWTSPLRFPASVPLEARYKLLGNGLSLTVARWVAQQVLPAAGG, encoded by the coding sequence GTGTCGATCCAGGTGGTGGAGTTCTTTGCCGGGGTGGGCGGCTGGAGAGCCGCCCTGGGCGAAGGTGTAACCATCCGGATGGCTTATGATATCAGTCCCCACGCCCTGGACACCTATGCTGTGAATCACGGGCACCGCCCCCGGGCGCGGGAATTGGCCTCCCTGCCCCGGGCGGAGCTGGCGGCCCTGGGCGCGGACACCTGGGTCATGAGCCCGCCCTGCCAACCCTTCTGCCGCATGGGCCACCACCGGGACCTGGCGGACCCCCGGTCCCGGGCCTTCCTCCACCTCGTGGACCTGCTGCGGGAGGCGCCGCCCCGCCGGCTCCTCCTCGAATCCGTGGAGGGGTTCTGGGGCTCGGAGGCCCACGCCCTCCTGACGGCCCGGCTCGAGGGGGCCGGCCTCCACCACCGGGCCTACACCCTGTGCCCCACCCGCTTCGGCATCCCCAACCAGCGGCCCCGGGCCTTCCTGGCCGCCTCCCTGGATCCCCTCCCCGACGCCCTCCCCCCGGCCATCCCCCCGGGTCCCCTGGCGCCCTACCTGGACGCGGAGGAGGATCCGTCCCTGTACCTGCCGGCCGAGGTCCTGGACCGGCATGGCCCCGGCCTGGACCTCGTGCGGCCCTGGGACACCCGCTCGGCCTGTTTCATCGGCGGCTATTACCGGCGCTTCGTGGGCGGCGGCTCGTACCTGGTGACCCCCCGGGGGGTCCGGCGCTTCTCGGTGCCGGAAGTCGCCCGTCTCCTGGGCTGGACCTCCCCGCTCCGCTTCCCCGCCTCCGTCCCTTTGGAGGCCCGCTACAAGCTCCTGGGCAACGGCCTCAGCCTCACCGTCGCCCGTTGGGTCGCACAGCAGGTCCTGCCCGCGGCGGGCGGCTAG
- a CDS encoding GNAT family N-acetyltransferase: protein MSSAVQVRPAAGPADIDAFIRFPYRLHRDQPHWVPPLLMERRDFMNPLKNPLYEYASVQPFLAERDGRVVGTVAAVANARYGQFHPDETHVGFFGLFECEDDPGTAQALLDAACAWLGERGFTVARGPVNLTTNDILGVLIDGFGEDNAIMMPYNPAYYGPLLENAGCAKAKDVYAYYLARKDAGPRLGRIAARLEREGALRIRPIDMKRWRQELDFVRDTYNKAWSRNWGFVPWTDRELAFIATELKPLVDPRFAFVGEVAGEPAGFIVSVPDANEALKLAKGRLLPTGLLKILWKLKVQGCRNLRTMIMGVLPEHRNRGLDLLLIHHTVQNAMPTQYQGSELGWILEDNHALISPLEQLKAKRTKTYRVYDRPCRS from the coding sequence GTGAGTTCGGCCGTCCAGGTCAGGCCCGCCGCGGGCCCGGCGGACATCGATGCCTTCATCCGGTTCCCCTACCGGCTCCACCGGGACCAGCCCCACTGGGTCCCCCCGCTCCTCATGGAGCGCCGGGACTTCATGAACCCGCTCAAGAACCCGCTGTACGAGTACGCCTCCGTCCAGCCCTTCCTCGCCGAGCGGGACGGGCGCGTCGTGGGCACGGTGGCCGCCGTGGCCAACGCGCGGTACGGCCAGTTCCACCCCGACGAGACCCACGTGGGGTTCTTCGGCCTGTTCGAGTGCGAGGACGACCCGGGGACGGCCCAGGCCCTCCTGGACGCGGCCTGCGCCTGGCTCGGGGAGCGCGGGTTCACCGTGGCCCGGGGTCCCGTGAATCTCACCACCAACGACATCCTGGGCGTCCTCATCGACGGGTTCGGCGAGGACAACGCCATCATGATGCCCTACAACCCCGCCTACTACGGCCCGCTCCTCGAGAACGCCGGCTGCGCGAAGGCCAAGGACGTCTACGCCTACTACCTGGCCCGCAAGGACGCGGGGCCCCGCCTGGGGCGCATCGCCGCCAGGCTGGAGCGGGAGGGCGCCCTCCGGATCCGTCCCATCGACATGAAGCGCTGGCGGCAGGAGCTCGACTTCGTGCGGGACACCTACAACAAGGCCTGGTCGCGCAACTGGGGCTTCGTGCCCTGGACGGACCGGGAACTGGCCTTCATCGCCACCGAGCTCAAGCCCCTCGTCGATCCCCGCTTCGCCTTCGTCGGCGAAGTCGCGGGCGAGCCTGCCGGGTTCATCGTCAGCGTGCCCGACGCCAACGAGGCCCTGAAGCTCGCCAAGGGCCGCCTCCTGCCGACGGGTCTCCTGAAGATCCTGTGGAAGCTCAAGGTCCAGGGCTGCCGGAACCTCCGGACCATGATCATGGGCGTCCTGCCCGAGCACCGGAACCGGGGGCTGGACCTCCTGCTGATCCACCACACGGTCCAGAACGCCATGCCGACCCAGTACCAGGGCTCCGAGCTGGGCTGGATCCTGGAGGACAACCACGCCCTCATCAGCCCCCTCGAGCAGCTGAAGGCGAAGCGGACCAAGACCTACCGGGTCTACGACAGGCCCTGCCGGAGCTAG
- a CDS encoding GAF domain-containing protein produces the protein MPQLAEKLAILNRALRRLIGAGTLPELEERILDVVEEVFGRDTAALLEVAPGGRTLRITASRGYDPAAVAAYQGRVGEGIAGMAALGEPRLVEDVRREAGYIPAVAGAVSEMAVPLVVEGRVTGVLDIESRFEAFDAGDMALFTAFAEHAAWALRHLDATLRSQERARRMELLHRARLALNESEGGDGLLDRILDLAKDALGFDSVAILLEERRTLVVRRARGREDAEGLRLAPGQGIAGAVFMAGRGEIVADVDADPRHIDAGGAGERCEMAVPMLLDGAVIGVLDAVSATPGAFGDLDLEIFTAFAAQVASALRQARHVDRIRAQARRLREIQRAGHALNARRDLEDRLDEILSAAVEALGLERVALLMVDTITRDLVVHSAVGYGDIIGKRIPVGEGVTGKVAETGVPAWVEDVREHPGYLEGVTGGRTEMAVPLRVFGELIGVLDTESPDPYAFGPEDLELLGAFGDQVAVALHNARLIQGLEDANARMVENMEEMGRLNWELESYAKAIQEANHHLGIQVRQLTAIHEAGQAITSSLDLNRTLEVILRTTGGIVNASAGAIKLIDEETKEFKVKAASGKVVDPGAPFQKLDLPLRIGDKTIGVFELFRSAGDEMDETERKMLETLASQASIAIENARLFEDTQRTYYETLRSLAKAIEARDDYTRGHSERVAELSLATARGLGLPDAECSVIFNSALLHDIGKIGVRDAVLLSENPLTPAEMEIIRKHPTYSNTILGPLKFLGQVAEYVKYHHESWDGTGYPKGLKGEEIPYYSRIITVADAYDAMTSTRPYRKAKTHEEALAELRRMSGKQFDPKIVDAFARVMSVGRD, from the coding sequence ATGCCCCAATTGGCAGAGAAACTCGCGATCCTGAACCGCGCCCTGCGCCGCCTCATCGGCGCGGGGACCCTGCCGGAGCTGGAAGAGCGCATCCTCGACGTGGTGGAGGAGGTCTTCGGCCGGGACACGGCCGCCCTCCTGGAGGTGGCGCCCGGGGGCCGGACCCTCCGCATCACCGCCTCCCGCGGCTACGACCCGGCGGCGGTGGCCGCCTACCAGGGCCGGGTGGGCGAGGGGATCGCCGGCATGGCCGCCCTCGGGGAGCCCCGGCTGGTGGAGGATGTGCGCCGGGAGGCCGGGTACATCCCGGCGGTGGCCGGGGCCGTGTCGGAGATGGCCGTTCCCCTGGTGGTGGAGGGCCGGGTGACGGGCGTGCTGGACATCGAGAGCCGGTTCGAGGCCTTCGACGCGGGCGACATGGCGCTCTTCACGGCCTTCGCGGAGCACGCCGCCTGGGCCCTGCGCCACCTGGACGCGACGCTCCGGAGCCAGGAGCGCGCCCGGCGGATGGAACTCCTGCACCGGGCCCGCCTCGCCCTCAACGAATCCGAGGGCGGCGACGGGCTGCTGGACCGGATCCTGGACCTGGCCAAGGACGCGCTGGGCTTCGACAGCGTCGCCATCCTCCTCGAGGAGCGCCGCACCCTCGTGGTCCGGCGGGCCCGCGGCCGCGAGGACGCGGAGGGCCTGCGGCTGGCGCCGGGGCAGGGCATCGCGGGCGCGGTCTTCATGGCGGGCCGGGGCGAGATCGTGGCCGACGTGGACGCCGATCCCCGCCACATCGACGCGGGCGGCGCCGGAGAGCGCTGCGAGATGGCCGTGCCCATGCTCCTGGACGGGGCCGTCATCGGCGTCCTGGACGCGGTGAGCGCGACGCCGGGCGCCTTCGGGGACCTCGATCTGGAGATCTTCACCGCCTTCGCGGCCCAGGTGGCCAGCGCGCTCCGGCAGGCCCGGCACGTGGACCGGATCCGCGCCCAGGCCCGCAGGCTCCGGGAGATCCAGCGGGCCGGCCACGCCCTCAACGCGCGGCGGGACCTGGAGGACCGCCTGGACGAGATCCTCAGCGCCGCCGTGGAGGCCCTGGGCCTGGAGCGGGTGGCGCTCCTGATGGTTGACACCATCACCCGCGACCTCGTGGTCCATTCCGCGGTCGGCTACGGCGACATCATCGGCAAGCGGATCCCGGTCGGGGAGGGCGTCACGGGCAAGGTCGCGGAGACGGGCGTGCCCGCCTGGGTCGAGGACGTCCGGGAGCACCCGGGCTACCTGGAAGGGGTCACCGGCGGCCGCACCGAGATGGCGGTGCCCCTGCGGGTCTTCGGGGAGCTCATCGGCGTGCTGGACACGGAAAGCCCGGATCCCTACGCCTTCGGGCCGGAGGACCTGGAGCTCCTGGGCGCCTTCGGGGACCAGGTGGCCGTGGCCCTCCACAACGCGCGGCTCATCCAGGGCCTGGAGGACGCCAACGCGCGGATGGTCGAGAACATGGAGGAGATGGGCCGCCTGAACTGGGAGCTGGAGAGCTACGCCAAGGCCATCCAGGAGGCGAACCATCACCTGGGCATCCAGGTGCGGCAGCTCACGGCCATCCACGAGGCGGGCCAGGCCATCACGTCGAGCCTGGACCTGAACCGCACCCTGGAGGTCATCCTCCGGACCACCGGCGGCATCGTCAACGCCTCGGCGGGGGCCATCAAGCTCATCGACGAGGAGACCAAGGAATTCAAGGTGAAGGCCGCTTCGGGCAAGGTGGTGGACCCCGGCGCGCCCTTCCAGAAGCTGGACCTGCCCCTCCGGATCGGCGACAAGACCATCGGCGTCTTCGAGCTCTTCCGGTCCGCCGGGGACGAGATGGACGAGACCGAGCGCAAGATGCTGGAGACCCTGGCGAGCCAGGCCAGCATCGCCATCGAGAACGCCCGCCTCTTCGAGGACACGCAGCGGACGTACTACGAGACCTTGCGCAGCCTGGCGAAGGCCATCGAGGCGCGGGACGACTACACCCGCGGCCATTCCGAGCGGGTGGCGGAACTCAGCCTGGCCACGGCCCGGGGGCTGGGCCTGCCCGACGCCGAGTGCAGCGTCATCTTCAATTCCGCCCTCCTCCACGACATCGGGAAGATCGGCGTGCGCGACGCGGTGCTGCTGAGCGAGAACCCGCTCACCCCCGCGGAGATGGAGATCATCCGCAAGCACCCGACCTACAGCAACACGATCCTGGGGCCCCTGAAGTTCCTGGGCCAGGTGGCTGAGTACGTGAAGTACCACCACGAGAGCTGGGACGGCACCGGCTATCCGAAGGGCCTCAAGGGGGAGGAGATCCCCTACTACAGCCGCATCATCACCGTGGCCGACGCCTACGACGCCATGACCTCCACCCGGCCCTACCGCAAGGCGAAGACCCACGAGGAGGCCCTGGCCGAGCTCCGGCGCATGTCAGGGAAACAGTTCGACCCGAAGATCGTGGACGCCTTCGCCCGGGTGATGTCGGTCGGGCGGGACTGA
- a CDS encoding phosphatase PAP2 family protein, translated as MTTAGSERPFGLDGPLGVWRPMERWIVGYALVTLPFLAWGALRGNPACLRELGVSAAAAGGCLLLAWLTRTTRRALPLVLRLFSAPIAYWFFYHQIETIWPLLWHAPLDDLLVRADQALFGCQPSYAFRAAVPSRALSELLCFAYLAYYFFSPIVGFGALLTRGYRTAERILASATGTFLLCYAFFWLVPTVGPHFWFPPHLGPRLYDGWISNHALFFFTGGGEIRGGAFPSSHIAVATLFTLWARREVPFLFPFLATVTALMLPAVIYLHAHYVLDVPFGLAAGVLAYLLSRRWLRA; from the coding sequence GTGACCACGGCTGGCTCTGAGCGCCCCTTCGGCCTGGACGGGCCCCTCGGCGTCTGGCGCCCCATGGAGCGCTGGATCGTGGGCTACGCCCTGGTCACCCTGCCCTTCCTCGCCTGGGGCGCCCTGCGGGGAAACCCCGCCTGCCTGCGCGAACTGGGGGTGAGCGCCGCCGCCGCCGGCGGCTGCCTGCTCCTGGCCTGGCTCACCCGGACCACGCGGCGCGCCCTCCCCCTCGTGCTCCGCCTCTTCTCGGCGCCCATCGCCTACTGGTTCTTCTACCACCAGATCGAGACGATCTGGCCCCTGCTGTGGCACGCCCCCCTGGACGACCTGCTGGTCCGCGCCGACCAGGCCCTGTTCGGGTGCCAGCCCTCGTACGCCTTCCGGGCGGCCGTCCCCAGCCGGGCCCTTTCCGAACTGCTGTGCTTCGCCTACCTGGCCTACTACTTCTTCAGCCCCATCGTGGGTTTCGGCGCCCTCCTGACCCGCGGCTACCGCACCGCGGAGCGGATCCTGGCCTCGGCCACGGGCACCTTCCTCCTCTGCTACGCCTTCTTCTGGCTCGTGCCGACGGTGGGCCCCCACTTCTGGTTCCCGCCCCACCTGGGCCCGCGCCTCTACGACGGCTGGATCTCCAACCACGCCCTCTTCTTCTTCACCGGCGGCGGCGAGATCCGGGGCGGCGCCTTCCCCAGCAGCCACATCGCCGTGGCCACCCTCTTCACCCTCTGGGCGCGGCGGGAGGTGCCCTTCCTCTTCCCCTTCCTGGCCACGGTGACGGCCCTGATGCTGCCCGCCGTCATCTACCTCCACGCCCATTACGTCCTGGACGTGCCCTTCGGCCTCGCGGCCGGCGTCCTGGCCTACCTCCTCAGCCGCCGCTGGCTGCGCGCCTGA